The sequence TCGCTGCCCTCGGGCGTTTTGCGAACTACGTGCCCGAACTCGCCGATGTTGCAGAGCTACGCTGGACCGCCATGCAGACCCACAGCCTGCCTACCTGGAAGCTGCCCGAAGCGCTGCGCCTCGCCGTTTAAGCCTCATCTCGTTCTCGCTACCGAGAGATCGATCGGACCATGCACACTCGTGTTCACGTCAATCGATACCGCCCCGGGAACGACCGATCGGCCAACGCATCGCGGCCGCCAAAAGGGATAAGCGCTCGACTGGGGGCCCGTCAGCCGTTGATCGGGCCCGAACCGTCTCTCAGGCTCTCGCCCGAACGTCCGCGTAGCACACGCACCATCTCTGCAACGATGGCCATCGCGGTCTCCTCAGTACTGCGCGATCCGATATCGAGACCAGCCGGCCCATAGATCCGAGCAAGCTGATCTGCACATCCACATTCGAGCAGACGTCGGCGGCGCTCTACCTGTGTTCCCCGAGAGCCCAATGAGCCAATATAGGGAACCTCAGTGGCGGACAATAGCACATGCAGGAGTGGCGTGACTCGCTCATGATCATGGTCGAGCACGACCACGGCATCGCTACGACCAACCTGAGGGAATCCATCAACTCCGTCATACCCCATCGCCTCGATACCGATGAGCTGAGCTTGGGTGCTCAATGTATCCGCAAGAACCCCTCCACCAACGATCACCAGCCGAGGACGGGGCAGAAAACAGTGGATATGGACCGGTCCATCTTCGAGATTCAACACGCTCACCCCAGCATGGCCCCGTTCAAGTAATGCAGCTGCTGCCTGCTCGGCGACATCGTCGGCACTCTGGCCAAGCGCGACTACCCGTACTTGAGTCGGGCGGCCTTGGGCATCAAGTGCGGTAAGGAGAGCAAACGCTTTGCGAGCGCCAAGATAGGGCTCGATCTCCGAGAGCCAACCCCAAGGGTGCACCATCACCCGTACCGACCCACCACACGCCAGTCCGTTGTTCACCGCTTGAGCATCACCGATCTCAGACATGATGGTGCGGGGCTTGGCATCAGTGGGATCGGTCAGCAGACGCATCGCGAGTTCTGGAGAGAGGACCGAACCGTACTGCTGCGAATCCGCTATCACCATGAGATCGCTCGCTCGATCGCCGCCCCCAAATCCTCGAAGCTCAACGAGCCGCACAACCACTGCCTCTGGATGGAGCTCCAGTTGGCCTAACAGATTCAGTTCATCGAAGGTCACCCAACCACCTCTACGGATCCAATTGTTCTAACATAAGATCTGCGAAGTAACGCTGGGTTTTCACCGTAATCGGCCCCGGAGCGTCGTCGAAGTGACGTTGATCGAGGAGCGCAACACCCTGAACCATTCGCAGGGTTGAGGTGACGAACATCTCGGTCACCAATGGATCTGCGAGCATATCGAGGGGAATGTCTACCTCATGAGCACCAACCCCTTCGAGTACTAGATCACGAGTGACCCCCGCTAGACAGCCTGCGCTTAACGGTGGGGTCAGAATAACTCCCTCTCGAACGAGAAAGACGTTGGATCCAGAGCCTTCGCAGAGATTACCGAGGGTATTGGCAAACAGCACTTCATCCGCGCCTTGCTCTCTGGCCCAAGCAAGGGCGATCACGTTCTCGGCATACGAGGTCGTCTTGAGACCAGCTAGGACGCCACGTTCATTGCGAGGCCAAGGAGCCAACGCAAGCGCCGTCGTAGTCGGCTCAAGCGAGATCGGCTCAGTTGCGATCACTGCTCTCGGTTGCAACTCGGTCGGCCGATGCGAACCAAGGCCAGCGTTGCCGGCCGTGTAGGTGATGCGAATTTTTGCATTGTCCAATCCGTTCAGAATGACCAACGCCTCAATTCCCTTGCGAAGCATCTCCATGTCCGGTTCAGGAAGTCCCATCCCTCGAGCCGTCCGACCTAAGCGATTGAGGTGCCTGGTGACAGCGAAGGCCTTGCCATCGACGACAACAAGGGTCTCAAAGGCACCATCACCGCAGACGAGTCCATGATCGGATACCGGAATACCGGCGTCGTCAGCCTCATGAAGATATCCATCAATCCATACCACTGCCATGGCATCAACCTCCTTGCGATATCCTAGTGGTATGCTTGATCCCGCTCTCGAAGCTCTCGTTCACGACAACAATTTTGCCAGTCTCACGACACTCGCGCCTGGTGGAGAACCGCAGACATCCGTCATGTGGATCGATTGCGATCATGAACATCTCTTCATCAATACCGAAATTGCCCGGGCCAAATTCCGCAACATCTCGCAGAATCCGCATGTCAGCGTGTTGGTTTGGGAGCGTGAAAATCCTTACCACTACGTTGAGGTGCGTGGACTTGTCACTGCGACGACTCTGGGTGACCGTGCAAACGATCATCTTGAAGAGCTAGCAAGGAGATACACTGGCCAAGCATTTGCTGGCACCATCGAATCTGCACGTGTCATCGTCGAAATCACACCGACCCGGACACGGGTAGTCGATTGACAGACCACCAACACGGTCGCGACTACGCACAGGACCGGACTAAGTCAACGACCGCCTTTGACGCCAACAGAACTCCTGAACCTTGAGCGATCCCGCATCACGACGAGACGATCAACATCGGCTCCGGGATTTGATCGTAGTGGGCTGGTCTCATGCAGGACAACATGCCTACGTTGCATCACTAGGAATCGCGATTCCCTATGTTATCGTGGCATTTCACACCGACTACGCCACGGTCGGCATACTGCTCTCCGTCGCCGCGAT comes from Ferrimicrobium sp. and encodes:
- a CDS encoding XdhC family protein, with product MTFDELNLLGQLELHPEAVVVRLVELRGFGGGDRASDLMVIADSQQYGSVLSPELAMRLLTDPTDAKPRTIMSEIGDAQAVNNGLACGGSVRVMVHPWGWLSEIEPYLGARKAFALLTALDAQGRPTQVRVVALGQSADDVAEQAAAALLERGHAGVSVLNLEDGPVHIHCFLPRPRLVIVGGGVLADTLSTQAQLIGIEAMGYDGVDGFPQVGRSDAVVVLDHDHERVTPLLHVLLSATEVPYIGSLGSRGTQVERRRRLLECGCADQLARIYGPAGLDIGSRSTEETAMAIVAEMVRVLRGRSGESLRDGSGPING
- a CDS encoding aminotransferase class IV; this encodes MAVVWIDGYLHEADDAGIPVSDHGLVCGDGAFETLVVVDGKAFAVTRHLNRLGRTARGMGLPEPDMEMLRKGIEALVILNGLDNAKIRITYTAGNAGLGSHRPTELQPRAVIATEPISLEPTTTALALAPWPRNERGVLAGLKTTSYAENVIALAWAREQGADEVLFANTLGNLCEGSGSNVFLVREGVILTPPLSAGCLAGVTRDLVLEGVGAHEVDIPLDMLADPLVTEMFVTSTLRMVQGVALLDQRHFDDAPGPITVKTQRYFADLMLEQLDP
- a CDS encoding TIGR03618 family F420-dependent PPOX class oxidoreductase — its product is MLDPALEALVHDNNFASLTTLAPGGEPQTSVMWIDCDHEHLFINTEIARAKFRNISQNPHVSVLVWERENPYHYVEVRGLVTATTLGDRANDHLEELARRYTGQAFAGTIESARVIVEITPTRTRVVD